A window of Leptotrichia wadei contains these coding sequences:
- the hisJ gene encoding histidinol-phosphatase HisJ, giving the protein MKTKIIIFPSNLHAHTFYCDGKNNAEDYILTAIEKGFTSVGLSGHSFTKFDTEYCMSEKGTLEYLKELKNLKEKYKDRIQVYVGIEADFYSGFNSKLDKNLGLDFRIGSVHYIKDKEKDEYYCVDNTPEILEYGIKNYANEDKKAFIEAYFDNIVKMVHTQKPDIIGHLDLVKKFNKDFKYFDESADWYKNKVEYVLDEIAKSGAIVEINTGGMSRGWTQTPYPSSFILERILAKNIPVTISSDAHEVQNIDFYFDESLEIIRKIGFKSVKILKDGKFQDFDI; this is encoded by the coding sequence ATGAAAACTAAAATAATAATTTTCCCATCAAATCTTCATGCTCACACATTTTACTGCGATGGAAAAAACAATGCTGAAGACTATATTTTAACAGCAATAGAAAAAGGATTTACAAGTGTTGGTCTTTCAGGGCATTCTTTCACAAAATTTGATACGGAATATTGTATGTCTGAAAAAGGAACATTAGAATATTTGAAAGAATTAAAAAATTTGAAAGAGAAATATAAAGATAGAATTCAAGTTTATGTTGGTATTGAGGCTGATTTTTATTCGGGATTTAATTCAAAACTTGATAAAAATTTAGGACTTGATTTTAGAATCGGATCGGTTCATTATATAAAGGATAAAGAAAAGGATGAGTATTACTGTGTTGATAATACGCCTGAAATTTTAGAGTACGGAATAAAAAATTATGCAAATGAAGATAAAAAGGCATTTATTGAAGCATATTTTGATAATATCGTAAAAATGGTGCACACTCAAAAGCCTGATATTATTGGGCATTTGGATTTGGTAAAAAAATTTAATAAAGATTTTAAATATTTTGATGAAAGTGCTGATTGGTATAAAAATAAAGTCGAATATGTATTGGATGAAATTGCTAAATCTGGAGCAATTGTTGAAATTAACACAGGAGGAATGTCACGTGGATGGACTCAGACACCTTATCCAAGTTCTTTTATACTTGAAAGAATTTTAGCTAAAAATATTCCAGTTACCATTTCTTCAGATGCACATGAAGTTCAAAACATTGATTTTTATTTTGATGAGAGTTTGGAAATTATACGAAAAATTGGATTTAAAAGTGTTAAAATATTAAAAGATGGAAAGTTTCAGGATTTTGATATTTAA
- the hisIE gene encoding bifunctional phosphoribosyl-AMP cyclohydrolase/phosphoribosyl-ATP diphosphatase HisIE: protein MNIEQIKFDEKGLVPVIIQDYYTKEVLTLAYMNKESLEITLRDKKTCFFSRSRQELWLKGETSGNYQHVVSVKYDCDADALLVEVKKDGPACHTGAESCFFNSLFEAEDYSSFTPEKLYELIKDRKVNPNEKSYTTYLFEKGLDKILKKVGEECTEVIIGAKNNDNDELRYEIADLYYHTLVLMIEQGLTIQDVKDELAKRHVVDHKVKQEKMGGEK from the coding sequence ATGAATATAGAGCAAATAAAATTTGATGAAAAAGGACTTGTTCCTGTGATAATACAGGATTATTATACAAAAGAAGTATTGACACTTGCGTATATGAATAAAGAAAGTCTTGAAATAACTTTAAGAGATAAGAAAACTTGTTTTTTTAGCAGAAGTAGACAAGAACTTTGGCTAAAAGGGGAAACTTCAGGGAATTATCAGCATGTTGTTTCAGTAAAATATGATTGTGATGCGGATGCTTTGCTTGTGGAAGTAAAAAAAGATGGGCCTGCTTGTCATACTGGTGCTGAAAGTTGCTTTTTTAATTCATTGTTTGAAGCAGAAGATTATAGCAGTTTTACGCCTGAAAAACTTTATGAATTGATAAAAGATAGAAAAGTTAATCCAAATGAAAAATCTTATACGACTTATTTGTTTGAAAAAGGGCTTGATAAAATTTTAAAAAAAGTTGGAGAAGAATGTACGGAAGTTATAATTGGGGCTAAAAATAATGATAATGATGAATTGAGATATGAAATTGCAGATTTATATTATCACACTTTGGTTTTAATGATTGAGCAAGGGCTTACTATTCAAGATGTGAAAGATGAACTGGCTAAAAGACATGTTGTTGATCATAAGGTGAAACAGGAAAAAATGGGTGGTGAAAAGTAA
- the hisF gene encoding imidazole glycerol phosphate synthase subunit HisF gives MLAKRIIPCLDVRNGKVVKGVNFTGIKEVDSPVELAKFYNKSGADELVFYDITASVEERGLFTDILKEVASQIFIPLTVGGGINTLDDFDRVLKAGADKVSVNSGAIRNPKLIEEAAKKYGDQCVVLSVDVKRVDGKFKVFAKGGRESTGIDAIEWFVNGQENGAGEVVVNSIDTDGVKNGFDLELLEILSQKLSIPIVASGGAGNMEHFRELFKIPGIDAGLAASIFHFKEVEIMKLKKYLKSNGVEMRI, from the coding sequence ATGCTTGCAAAAAGAATAATTCCGTGTCTTGATGTGAGAAATGGGAAAGTAGTGAAAGGTGTGAACTTTACTGGGATAAAAGAAGTTGACAGTCCAGTTGAGCTTGCTAAATTTTACAATAAATCTGGGGCTGATGAGCTTGTTTTTTATGATATTACGGCTTCGGTTGAGGAAAGAGGCTTGTTTACAGATATTTTGAAAGAAGTGGCGAGTCAAATATTTATTCCGCTTACTGTTGGCGGTGGAATAAATACGCTGGATGATTTTGATAGAGTTTTAAAAGCTGGAGCTGATAAGGTGAGCGTAAATTCTGGGGCAATAAGAAATCCAAAATTAATTGAAGAAGCTGCAAAAAAATATGGAGATCAATGTGTAGTTTTGTCAGTCGATGTAAAACGAGTTGATGGAAAATTTAAAGTTTTTGCAAAAGGTGGAAGAGAAAGTACTGGGATTGATGCGATAGAGTGGTTTGTAAATGGTCAGGAAAATGGTGCTGGAGAAGTTGTTGTAAATAGTATCGACACAGATGGAGTTAAAAATGGATTTGACTTGGAATTACTTGAAATTTTATCACAAAAATTATCAATCCCAATAGTTGCATCAGGTGGAGCTGGAAATATGGAGCATTTTAGAGAGTTATTTAAAATTCCAGGAATTGATGCAGGACTTGCAGCTTCGATTTTTCATTTTAAAGAAGTGGAAATTATGAAGTTGAAAAAGTATTTGAAGAGTAATGGCGTTGAGATGAGAATTTGA
- the hisA gene encoding 1-(5-phosphoribosyl)-5-[(5-phosphoribosylamino)methylideneamino]imidazole-4-carboxamide isomerase: MIEIFPAIDLHNGQAVRLKQGDYNQVEVFFKNPVEVLDFFNKNNSKNLHIVDLDGAKDGNTKNYEVIKELVEKSDFFVQVGGGIRDEERIKKYIELGVNRVILGTIAVENEEFLKEMVKKYGDKIAVSVDAKDEKVAVKGWTETVELNSVEFCKKLSDIGVKTIIYTDISKDGMLSGTNLEIYKKLSKVVNSDIIASGGITFLDEIKELNKNHIYGAIVGKAIYSGNLDLKEVLEISK; this comes from the coding sequence ATGATAGAAATTTTTCCAGCGATAGATTTACATAACGGACAGGCGGTTAGATTAAAACAAGGGGATTATAACCAAGTGGAAGTATTTTTTAAGAATCCTGTTGAAGTTTTGGACTTTTTTAATAAAAATAATTCAAAAAATCTTCATATTGTGGATTTGGATGGAGCTAAAGATGGGAATACAAAAAATTATGAAGTTATAAAAGAATTGGTTGAAAAAAGTGATTTTTTTGTTCAAGTTGGTGGTGGAATTCGTGATGAAGAAAGAATAAAAAAATATATTGAATTGGGAGTAAACCGTGTTATTTTAGGAACGATTGCCGTTGAAAATGAAGAATTTTTGAAGGAAATGGTAAAAAAATATGGCGATAAAATTGCAGTTTCTGTAGATGCGAAAGATGAGAAAGTTGCGGTTAAAGGATGGACTGAAACTGTAGAATTGAACTCGGTTGAATTTTGCAAAAAATTATCGGATATAGGTGTGAAAACAATAATTTATACTGATATTTCAAAAGATGGAATGTTAAGCGGGACAAATCTTGAAATTTATAAAAAATTGTCGAAAGTAGTTAATTCAGATATTATTGCTTCAGGCGGAATTACATTTTTAGATGAGATTAAAGAACTTAACAAAAATCATATTTATGGAGCAATTGTGGGAAAGGCGATTTATTCAGGAAATCTTGATTTGAAGGAAGTTTTAGAAATTAGTAAATAA